In Paucidesulfovibrio longus DSM 6739, a genomic segment contains:
- a CDS encoding LysR family transcriptional regulator: MELYHLRTFVTVAEEGHLTRASERLFISQPSVSAHVKALEEELGLPLFRRTPRGMQLTPEGGVLLEHARQALDAAGSLLFKARSLRREVRGTLRLGLNTDSIFLRVSRTAALLEERHPQVELSLSTSVTGRIMEALRAGTLDAGFIFNEVDPVEFSFLPLCSFRLLIMGPASWRERIENADWKELARLPWIWTPPHCPCYQIGEEMFKRRKLTLTKTIEADNESVVNDLICAGKGISLVREDEARTAEAAGLMVRWPRESIPLRAYLVHSHARSDDPLLVALRSVVADVWETDSCSVDAAKAKAASPAPGAGSAKGPVAP; this comes from the coding sequence GTGGAACTCTATCATCTGCGCACCTTCGTGACCGTGGCCGAGGAAGGGCACCTGACCCGCGCCTCTGAGCGGCTGTTCATCAGCCAGCCGTCCGTGAGCGCGCACGTCAAGGCTTTGGAGGAAGAACTGGGGCTGCCGCTCTTCCGGCGCACCCCCAGGGGAATGCAGCTGACCCCGGAGGGAGGGGTGCTGCTGGAGCACGCGCGCCAGGCCCTGGACGCCGCCGGGAGCCTGCTCTTCAAGGCGCGGAGCCTGCGCCGCGAGGTGCGCGGCACCCTGCGCCTCGGCCTGAACACCGATTCCATCTTCCTGCGCGTCAGCCGCACGGCCGCCCTCCTGGAAGAGCGCCATCCCCAGGTGGAGCTGAGCCTCTCCACCAGCGTCACGGGCCGGATCATGGAAGCTCTGCGCGCCGGAACCCTGGACGCGGGATTCATCTTCAACGAAGTCGATCCCGTGGAATTCTCCTTTCTGCCGCTCTGTTCCTTCCGACTGCTGATCATGGGCCCGGCCTCCTGGCGCGAACGCATCGAGAACGCGGACTGGAAGGAGCTGGCGCGGCTGCCCTGGATCTGGACCCCGCCGCACTGCCCCTGCTACCAGATCGGCGAGGAGATGTTCAAACGCCGCAAGCTGACCTTGACCAAGACCATCGAGGCGGACAACGAGAGCGTGGTCAACGACCTGATCTGCGCGGGCAAGGGCATCTCCCTGGTGCGCGAGGACGAGGCCCGCACCGCCGAGGCCGCCGGGCTCATGGTCCGCTGGCCCCGCGAGTCCATTCCCCTGCGGGCCTATCTCGTCCATTCCCACGCCCGCTCGGACGATCCTCTGCTGGTGGCGCTGCGCTCCGTGGTGGCGGACGTCTGGGAAACGGATTCCTGCTCCGTGGACGCAGCCAAGGCCAAGGCCGCGTCGCCCGCTCCGGGCGCGGGTTCCGCCAAAGGCCCTGTCGCCCCCTGA